AGGACGACACAAAGAACAAGGCCAGTGAAGAACGAAGGAGCACCGCCAACGAGGGCAGATCCCATTGATCCGACGTGATGAAGTACAGGTTGTGGTGCGGATATAGCCGCCCGGGATCGAATGCGACAGCGGGCTCGCCCTTGATGTCGGGAATGAGCAGTTTGGGCCGGCGGGTGAGTTCGGGCCAAATGCGGTCAATGGTTCGGTACCATCCCCGCGCATTGTTCTTCGCGCAATGACGCCCCGCCACAGCGTTTTGGTGGGCCCTCAAGTAGGCCCCAAATCTCGGGAAGGCATCCAGATCCGCGAGACTGCCATCCGGAAGAAACGGATTGACGATTCCATGCCCGCGCCAGGACAGGTGATGCCCTTTGATATCACCGGCCATTGCCAGAGGAATTTTCCGATCGTCTTCGACGGGAAGTTCCCGGTAGTTTCCGATGAAAATCCGATCGGCGCCGGAGGCGACGCCGATACCGACCTTGCAGCCAGCCTTTTCGAGCGAGGGAAAGTCAAGTTCCAACTGGCGGAGCAGTCGCAATCGTTCCGGATGATCCAGCAGCCAGGGTTCTGATCCACGCACGGCATGCGCCACCTCTTCCACACGGGGATCCGAAGCATGGCCTCCGTTCAGCATCGCCCCGACCATTTGGGCGATCGAGGAGACACTCACTTCCGGATCCCTGGCCATGCGCGTCACCGAAGTCGCACTTCGTTCGAAAACCGTGATGGCCGGGTACGCAATCACCTTCGACTTGAAAGGTTGGGTCCCTTCAAGGTTGATGAAGTAACGAAGCGCGAAGCGCGAGGCGGCGAGTTCTCGGAGGGGTCCGCCATATTTGTTTTTGAGCCATCGATTCGCGCAAATGAAGGCGAGACGACCGCCCGGTGCCAGCAATTCCAGGCCCCGCTCAAAAAACGGAACATAAAGGTCCGCGCGATCGAACAGAGTGCGATAGCGCCGCCGATACTCCTGAAGCAGGGCTTCAGGAACCCGCTCCTGTCGCACATAGGGCGGATTGCCAACCACGAAATCAAACCCGCCGCTGAGAGGCGTCAGCAGAAAATCGTCCCGAACCAACCAGTCACTCACCAAGCCGTGTGCGTGCGCATGGGATACCCCCCACGCCATGAGCTTCTCTTGGACGCAAGCGGCTGTAGACCGAAAAGCCCCGGGATTCACCTCAACCGCCCGCAACGCTCCGGAAAGTTGCCGGACGCTGCCGGGGGTCCCTTCGGAACGGGCAAATGCGGCCAACACTCGGTCCACTGCCGGAAGCAGGAAATCCCCCGCTCCAAACGACGGTTCCAGCAGCCGCAGTTGGTGGAGAGGGCGGTCACTCGAATACCCCGCGAGATCCAAAAGGCCGTTGACGATCTCCGGTCGCGTGTAAATGGCGCCCCGCCCGTCCGCGTCGTGAGCCGAATACCTTTCGAGCGCCTCCAGCAGCGCCGGGTTCCGAAAATCTGGAAAAAGGTCCTCTGTCATCACGGAGCCGGGCATCGCTGCGACCATGGGAACGACCTCTCGTCCCGCTGCCCAGCAGAATCGCGTGCGATCCGATCGCCGCCAGGTTCGGTGCCGGCCCCCAGATGGCGATCGCCAGATTGAATGACCCGCGTGACCTCACCGCCTGCCCAGGAAATCCACGCGGGCGCTGAGCTCGGGGGTCAGGAACCGGTCGGGCTCCTCGATCTGCACCTTGATCTGGAGGGTTCCCTTCTGCCGGCTGGCCTCGGGCGCGATCTCGGCCACCACACCGCGATAGCTGCGGTCGGGGAACGCCTCCGGGCTGACCACACACTCCTGTCCCAGGAACACCTTGGGGAGATCCGATTCATTGAGGTCAATCTCCACCTGCAGATCGTGGGGATCGGCCACCGCCAGCAACGAAGTGCTCGGGCCACGGGTGCCGCCAAACGTCTGCGGTGTGACCAGTTCGCCAGGGTCCACCAGCTTCTCCAGGACGACTCCGTCCACCGGCGACCGGATCACGCACCAGTCGAGGTAGGTCTCGATCAACTGCCGGGACCCCAGCAATTGCTGCCGCCGGGCCTCCGCAGCCCGCAGGTCGAGACGGGCGTCGTCGAGGGTCTTGCCCGACTCGATCCGTTCCCGCGCCAGTTGCTCGGCCCGCAACAGGTCCAGCTTCGCGCGCTCGATGTCCACGCCGGCCGCGGCGACCTGGCCATTGATTTCGTTGAGGCGGGCCTCGTATTCGGAGCGGTCGAGTTTCACGACCACCTGGCCATTGGTCACGGCATCGCCCTTCTTGACGCCAATCCACGTCACCAGCCCCATGAACCGCGGGCTGATCTCGATGCGCTCCCGGTTCACAATGTAGCCGCTGGCCGTCAGCACCGATCCCTCCACCCGTCCGCCGCCCGCGGACGTCATCGCCACGGTGTCGGAGCCTGCCGGGGACGCCAGCGATCCCCGGGCGGGATCCGACTTGGTGGACCGGCCGCGCAACTCGGCATCCGCCCGCGCACGCGCCGCCTCCTTGTTGGACATCAGGCCGGTGCGAACCGAGTCGCCGTCCCGGGGCACGGCAAACCAGGCGACCACAGCCGTCACCACAGCCACCCCCCCAAAAATAAGCCACAGCGTGCTGCGCGGACGGCGCTTCCGCTCCGAGGCGATGCGCAGACGCTCCAATTGGGTGTCGTTCATGTGGATTTGAGCGCGGAAATCACGGGAAGACGGGCCGCGCGCAGCGCCGGCAGCAGGCTGCCCACCATGCCAATGGCCACGGAAAACAGGAGCCCGGCGGCCAGCAGGTCCGGGGTCACCCGGAACTGGAACATCGTCTCGGAGAACGACTGAAAATCCATGGTTCCGAAATAGATCCCACGCACCTGGACATACCCGTTCAACGAAAGCGCCAGCAGGCTCCCCAGCACCCCGCCCATGAGCGCCACAAGCGTCCCCTCGATCATGAAGGACAACACCACGGCGCCGCGGGAGTACCCCAGCACGCGCAACGTGCCCACCTCGCGGGTCCGGGCTGCCACGCTCGCATACATGGTGTTCATCGCGGCAAACACGGCGCCCACGGACATCGCCACTCCGAGGATGCCACCCAGGACCTTGAAGGGCATCGCGGTCATCGTCTGCTTTGAGTAATAGTCCCTCTCCCCCTCGGCCCGGAGTGCCAGCCGCTTGTCCAGTTCCAGCCGTTGGATGATGGCGGCGGCCGCGGCGGCGTCGCGGGGACGCAGCAGCACGCTCGAATACTGCTCACGGTCGAACAGGGACCGGGCTTCGTCGGCATCCATCCAGGCCTCGGCGTCGAAGGCGCTTCCCTGCCCGTCAAAGAGGCCCACCACGGCAAGACGGTCGGGCCCCGCCTTCAGGGTGCCGCCGATTTCGAAGCCTTCGAAGCGGTTCGACAACCGGCGGGACACGACGACCTCCCGGCGCCCGGGCTCGAACCAGCGTCCCTCAACCAGCGTCACCTGCGGGCGCAGCTCCATACCGCGGGGCGTCACGCCGCGGATCAGCGTGTTGGCCTCGCCGGC
This is a stretch of genomic DNA from Verrucomicrobiia bacterium. It encodes these proteins:
- a CDS encoding efflux RND transporter periplasmic adaptor subunit produces the protein MNDTQLERLRIASERKRRPRSTLWLIFGGVAVVTAVVAWFAVPRDGDSVRTGLMSNKEAARARADAELRGRSTKSDPARGSLASPAGSDTVAMTSAGGGRVEGSVLTASGYIVNRERIEISPRFMGLVTWIGVKKGDAVTNGQVVVKLDRSEYEARLNEINGQVAAAGVDIERAKLDLLRAEQLARERIESGKTLDDARLDLRAAEARRQQLLGSRQLIETYLDWCVIRSPVDGVVLEKLVDPGELVTPQTFGGTRGPSTSLLAVADPHDLQVEIDLNESDLPKVFLGQECVVSPEAFPDRSYRGVVAEIAPEASRQKGTLQIKVQIEEPDRFLTPELSARVDFLGRR
- a CDS encoding ABC transporter permease, which translates into the protein MALPLRYNFRNVIVRWRTTVFTVLGVAAVVSVFVLLRALARGIESTSGNTGDPRNVLVVRKGSQAESGSLVTREQFRTLQYFEEIARNEQGEPVVSAEVLMIVSSPRRGGAGEANTLIRGVTPRGMELRPQVTLVEGRWFEPGRREVVVSRRLSNRFEGFEIGGTLKAGPDRLAVVGLFDGQGSAFDAEAWMDADEARSLFDREQYSSVLLRPRDAAAAAAIIQRLELDKRLALRAEGERDYYSKQTMTAMPFKVLGGILGVAMSVGAVFAAMNTMYASVAARTREVGTLRVLGYSRGAVVLSFMIEGTLVALMGGVLGSLLALSLNGYVQVRGIYFGTMDFQSFSETMFQFRVTPDLLAAGLLFSVAIGMVGSLLPALRAARLPVISALKST
- a CDS encoding Eco57I restriction-modification methylase domain-containing protein, which translates into the protein MVAAMPGSVMTEDLFPDFRNPALLEALERYSAHDADGRGAIYTRPEIVNGLLDLAGYSSDRPLHQLRLLEPSFGAGDFLLPAVDRVLAAFARSEGTPGSVRQLSGALRAVEVNPGAFRSTAACVQEKLMAWGVSHAHAHGLVSDWLVRDDFLLTPLSGGFDFVVGNPPYVRQERVPEALLQEYRRRYRTLFDRADLYVPFFERGLELLAPGGRLAFICANRWLKNKYGGPLRELAASRFALRYFINLEGTQPFKSKVIAYPAITVFERSATSVTRMARDPEVSVSSIAQMVGAMLNGGHASDPRVEEVAHAVRGSEPWLLDHPERLRLLRQLELDFPSLEKAGCKVGIGVASGADRIFIGNYRELPVEDDRKIPLAMAGDIKGHHLSWRGHGIVNPFLPDGSLADLDAFPRFGAYLRAHQNAVAGRHCAKNNARGWYRTIDRIWPELTRRPKLLIPDIKGEPAVAFDPGRLYPHHNLYFITSDQWDLPSLAVLLRSSLALFFVSSYCVRMSGGFLRFQAQYLRRIRVPHWNGLSEMQKKTLAMAAETSCLEVLDAAAAMVYRLPPEVFEIARAAASEARITGPIRDVEAPAP